CCATGTTTTAATTCACGTCTCAATTGCCACCATGTTTAATCAATTGTCCGTAGGAAGTGTTTCTAAGGTGCTGTTGCTATTTTTACATCTGTTCCcgagttcttttttttttctttttgaacttTCCACTAAAGCTATTATGTCGTCCACAGTGAATTTTCAGGTCTGTTGTTATAGGCAAGTCTTTGAGATGGGACTATCAAAGAAGGGCGATTACAATTAGTGTACCGCTGATATTATTTCATGTTTCCAGTGCAAGCCCCTTTTGTAAGTTGACAAACTCGATTAGTTAATATGTTTGGGACTCAACTAGTGGTTAGAGTACTCATTTTGTAAGATTTTTGTGTACAGAAAATCAAATTAGAATTATAACTCGTGATGGTTGAATAAACTCCAAGAAGTactgatatatttttatagtgGATATGTTGTTTGCTCATTCGGTGCTTGATATCCACATTAGAATCCAACTAAATTTGCACATTTGAAGGAGTGGCGCTcctgaaatgatttttttttcattctacgACTCGTGCTCCTAAATTCTAATTAAGGATAGAAAAATTTCAACTATCTCACCCCAACTCATAGCAATTATATTCGGTATAAAGTGTAAACTAAAAATTATAACTACATAGGtgcaaataattttgaaaaaaaacctCAAATAACAaccaaaataaagaaagaatgcTAAATCCTACACTAACTATAGTTAcaacaactaaaaaatatttagctATTGAACACCTATGCACAGTCTACAGCAAAATGAACAACTCAAATTTTGGCCATGAAATGATACGATTTTCTCACACTCAAAATGATGTTAAATTTCATGAATGAAACAACCATATATTACTTAGGTTGAAGCCCCATTTTCTTCCTCGTTTTCCCAACGTATAAATCCTTATACTTGATCATCCCGGGGACTAATCCAATGATCGTTGTGAACGAAAATTGAGCCACTGCATCGTGCCTTCCTAACGAAACGATGATCTTAGGAGATGATCGAGGCTCGTATATTGTAAGTTTGCTTTCTTTTCCTCCACTCATCAAAAGTTTCAAGTTCTTTGCGGCCACTAGAGCATGTTTTTGAGCTGAATATCCTTGTTTAAGTTCCTGGTAACGAAGAAAGCATTAGAATTCAATTGAAGAATAATAACAACAGCAACATACACAGTATTGATGAGAAAGTAGAGTTTACGCAGACCTTACTCCTACCTTCTCAAGTCCTCTGGTTATCGCTATATTATCAAAAAGATTCAGGATGTCTTTTAAATCGACTGTTCGCTAACCCTCTTACTATGTTGTAACACATACAAGATTCCTCACAACAGAAATGATACATTTTCAAGAAATAAGAGATATGCAGTTTAGTTCTTACCTTAATATCAGTTATATCACCAACAGCAAATATGTTTCTGTGACCCTTCATCCTAAGATTTTCATCAACCTTCAATCTTCCAAAATTATCGATTCGATCCTTCAAATATGTCTCCCTTAACCACTCTGAACCCGGTGGCTTTCCCGTGCAAAGAAAATGGCAATCCGCTCTGATAGTTTCCCCAGACGAAGTGAAATATGTTCTGTTTCCACCTGAGTTGTCCGTGTTATTACTCAAATCGACAGATTGCATCAATTTCACTTCCACATTCTTGTTTTTTAACCATTCTAAGGTCTTGTCAGACGCTTTTGATCCGATGAACTCTAGTAGTCTGGATCCGTCGTGCACCAAAGTTACTTTCTTTTGAGGAAAATCGACAGCGATTTCTGCAGCAAGTTCAACACCAGTAGGACCACCACCAACAATCAATATAGAATCAgcttcttttatcttttcattCTCTGCAACAACAAGATGAACGATGTAAAAATTAGTCGAACATCACTACATTTTGTCTAGTAATATCCTCACTAGTACATCTCAACATTCACGACAAGACAATTGACTGAATCCCATGAAAACTGGCTAGATGAACCGCTGAACGTATACAAAAACACCCGTGATTTACCTTTGTTTTATCATTTTCCAAACCAAAAACAGTCGAGCCACACGCCATTTTGACTAGTAATATCAAGTAGTAATCTATAACGTTAACAGGACGCTCACTAAAGAAAAGATTTAATCACTAGTACATCTCGTAGACAAGTGGTTGAACCTCGTGAAATTAAACTTGCCAGAGGAACCGATTTACAAATAAAGAATCTTTGCTCAACGGATACAAAACACAAATGCTTtagcttctttttatcattttcccAAAAAGTTGATAAACTCAGCGAGCATAAACATTTCAAATGATTATACGTATAACTAATTTGCTCGTTGGAAAGCAGACAAGATGGTTAATAAAACGAATCAAACACATGAATGATATCTTAACTAAGTCATTGATGCTAtgcaatatgtatatatacctGTTTGATATTCTTCCAATCTGTCTGTTCTCGATACAGGCAGGGGATCGTAGTGACCGGTGGCTACCACAAGATAGTCATAGGTAACCTGATGTCCATCTGCAGTCAAGACTTCTTTGTTGGTAATATTAGTGACTTCAGACACTATGAGACGCCCATTGGCGAGGTAATCTTTGTGGTGAATCAATGATCTCTCCGCGAACAAAGGCTCTACCGTTGATCTTAAACTCGCCCATGGAATCTCGAAATAGTCCTTCCTGTTAACAGTTCTTTACTAATTAAGACACATTGAACCAAATTGAACTACTTCATTTCTCATCTCAGGTGATCACTCAACTAATAGTTTTTTATCTCATTTTCTTCGAGATACCAAATTTCTTCAACAAAGAAAGTGACTTTCACTCtaacaaaaatgatcattagcggcaattaattCTCAATTGCTGctaaataagtatttttagcggcaattaacactctttgtatatttttagcgacaattacaaatatataatcaattaaataatatatttattaatatttttataatacaagacaatataatatataatggcAAAATAATAGGTTGTACTATCCAAATTAGAAGTGTCATAGAAGATTCCAattaaaggaaagaaaattCAATATAGTATTATCGAAGAAACCTTCAAACTTTCCGGTACGacatctatttcattttatatgatattattatttttattaacatattttaaaattttatttaaaaataaattttaacatgTTCATCTTTTCTTagtaaatttctaaattttattataacacTTTCTAAGTCAggcaataagaaaaaaatgtcagatttcaatcataatatatcacataaattaatacaaaaaaaattacataatgtTCGACATTTTTGATACAACTGAATAAAATATCAAGAGGCCACTTGTTATTACTCATTTTAGCCTCCTCCACCACTTGGAGTAGAGCTAGGTAAGACTGATAAATTCTATTTAAATTGTCTTgaacgaaaaattatattaatatttatatatagtataaaaggctatgtatgtgtatataatattattatttatatatagtttgaaAGTTGAACCCCTATCAACCTTTTTTATGTCTGCttctttatctttaattttaactCCATtggtgataaaaaaaatattctaactttGTCATTGCCACCAACGACGTTAATTTCTTCGTCAGCTATCTCCGTTATTAGTCATACACATTATCAACtatttttattgtcattatcTTTACCAATCAATCACATCTATCGTTAAGTACCATCATCAATTATCACTATTAACTAC
The DNA window shown above is from Solanum lycopersicum chromosome 11, SLM_r2.1 and carries:
- the LOC101257735 gene encoding uncharacterized protein — encoded protein: MIIFVRVKVTFFVEEIWKDYFEIPWASLRSTVEPLFAERSLIHHKDYLANGRLIVSEVTNITNKEVLTADGHQVTYDYLVVATGHYDPLPVSRTDRLEEYQTENEKIKEADSILIVGGGPTGVELAAEIAVDFPQKKVTLVHDGSRLLEFIGSKASDKTLEWLKNKNVEVKLMQSVDLSNNTDNSGGNRTYFTSSGETIRADCHFLCTGKPPGSEWLRETYLKDRIDNFGRLKVDENLRMKGHRNIFAVGDITDIKELKQGYSAQKHALVAAKNLKLLMSGGKESKLTIYEPRSSPKIIVSLGRHDAVAQFSFTTIIGLVPGMIKYKDLYVGKTRKKMGLQPK